One window of Anaerolineales bacterium genomic DNA carries:
- a CDS encoding transketolase yields MPRKKASVVLPLEKEEIIKDYRLAYQSRQASLIGRREVLSGKAKFGIFGDGKEIAQLAIARAFQKGDWRSGYYRDQTWMFMLGVMSIQEFFAQLYAHADITYDPHSGGRQMNAHFATRLLYPNGSWRPQTQMYNTTSDVSPTGAQMPRAVGLAYASVVYRKLKELQGEKEFSNNGSEVTFATIGNASTAEGLFWESVNAIGVLKAPAVITIYDDGYGISVPNQFQMVKENIGAIMSGFQRDPCPDEDCMHGFDLYTVRAWDYPALLETYQTAAEIAREHHIPALVHVIDVTQPQGHSTSGSHERYKSPERLKWEEEFDGLKKMREWMITQRLISAPELDSAEKADYEAVEGFRKAAWDAYLSPISDERNQVMDMLEEIAGSSDHASELRMLRDRLANLPSYTRRDIHTIAHEALRILRDESNPTKQVLIQWRHENDALNLERYGSNLYSGTAMRVDEVKPVYSDSSPTMFGFEVVNAAFDAALAREPRLIAFGEDVGKLGDVNQGFKGMQEKYGEFRVTDTGIREATIMGQAIGMAMRGLRPIAEIQYLDYVLYALQVMSDDLATLRWRSAGGQKAPVIVRTRGHRLEGVWHAGSLISGILNLVRGMYVLVPRDMTRAAGFYNTLLKSDEPAIVIEVLNGYRVKERLPDNIGEITLLLGVPEIIRDGRDVTIVTYGACCRVVMDAADKLSKVGIDVEVIDVQSLMPFDIHGKIVESLNKTNRILFVDEDVPGGTSAFMMQEVIEKQGGYFHLDSPARTLSAKAHRPAYGSDGDYWSKPNAETVFDAVYEMMHEVDPEKYPSFQ; encoded by the coding sequence ATGCCAAGGAAAAAGGCATCTGTAGTGCTTCCCCTCGAAAAAGAAGAGATCATCAAGGATTACCGCCTGGCTTATCAAAGCAGGCAGGCTTCGCTTATCGGTAGAAGAGAAGTATTGAGCGGCAAGGCAAAGTTCGGCATATTTGGCGATGGAAAAGAGATCGCCCAACTCGCCATCGCCCGCGCCTTTCAAAAAGGCGACTGGCGCTCGGGATATTATCGTGACCAGACCTGGATGTTCATGCTTGGCGTGATGAGCATCCAGGAATTTTTTGCGCAGTTGTATGCGCATGCCGATATCACCTATGATCCGCACAGCGGCGGACGGCAAATGAACGCGCACTTTGCCACGCGGCTTTTATATCCAAATGGCTCGTGGCGTCCGCAAACGCAGATGTACAACACCACGTCCGATGTTTCGCCGACGGGAGCGCAAATGCCAAGGGCGGTGGGTCTTGCCTACGCATCGGTGGTGTACCGCAAACTCAAAGAGCTGCAAGGCGAAAAGGAATTTTCAAACAACGGCAGCGAAGTGACCTTCGCCACCATCGGCAACGCGTCCACAGCGGAAGGATTATTCTGGGAATCGGTCAACGCCATTGGCGTGCTCAAAGCGCCCGCTGTCATCACCATTTACGACGACGGCTACGGCATCTCGGTGCCCAATCAATTCCAGATGGTCAAGGAAAACATCGGCGCCATCATGAGCGGGTTTCAACGCGACCCCTGCCCCGATGAAGATTGTATGCACGGCTTCGACCTTTACACCGTCCGCGCATGGGATTATCCAGCCCTGCTGGAAACTTATCAAACCGCCGCCGAGATCGCGCGCGAGCATCACATCCCCGCGCTTGTCCATGTCATTGACGTGACCCAGCCGCAGGGTCACAGCACGAGCGGTTCACATGAACGATATAAATCACCGGAGCGATTGAAGTGGGAAGAGGAATTCGACGGACTCAAAAAGATGCGCGAGTGGATGATAACCCAGCGCCTCATTTCCGCGCCCGAGCTTGATTCAGCGGAAAAGGCAGACTACGAGGCTGTAGAAGGATTCCGCAAAGCCGCATGGGATGCTTATCTCTCACCCATCAGCGATGAGCGCAACCAGGTGATGGATATGCTCGAGGAGATCGCCGGGTCGTCGGATCATGCGTCAGAGTTGAGAATGCTCAGGGATCGGCTGGCAAACCTCCCTTCGTATACGAGGCGCGACATCCACACGATCGCGCATGAAGCGTTGCGAATCCTCCGGGATGAATCGAATCCCACCAAGCAGGTCCTCATCCAGTGGAGGCACGAGAACGACGCGTTGAACCTTGAACGATATGGTTCGAATTTGTATTCGGGCACGGCAATGCGCGTGGATGAAGTGAAGCCCGTGTATTCGGATTCGTCGCCGACAATGTTTGGCTTTGAGGTGGTCAATGCCGCCTTCGATGCCGCACTGGCGCGTGAGCCGCGCTTGATCGCGTTCGGTGAAGATGTTGGAAAACTCGGCGATGTTAACCAGGGCTTCAAAGGGATGCAGGAAAAATATGGCGAGTTTCGCGTGACGGATACAGGCATCCGCGAGGCGACGATCATGGGGCAGGCAATTGGCATGGCCATGCGCGGTCTGCGGCCGATCGCGGAGATTCAATATCTCGATTATGTCTTGTATGCCTTGCAAGTCATGAGCGACGATCTGGCGACATTGCGTTGGCGTTCAGCGGGCGGACAGAAAGCGCCTGTGATCGTCCGCACGCGCGGGCACAGACTGGAAGGCGTGTGGCACGCGGGTTCGTTGATCTCTGGAATTTTGAATCTCGTGCGTGGTATGTATGTTCTGGTTCCACGCGATATGACCCGCGCCGCTGGTTTTTACAACACGCTCTTGAAATCTGATGAGCCTGCGATTGTCATTGAAGTGTTGAATGGCTATCGTGTGAAGGAACGCCTGCCCGATAATATCGGCGAAATCACCCTGCTGCTCGGTGTGCCTGAGATCATCCGCGATGGCAGGGACGTGACCATCGTCACCTACGGCGCGTGTTGCCGCGTGGTAATGGATGCCGCGGATAAACTGAGCAAGGTCGGCATTGATGTGGAAGTGATCGACGTTCAATCGCTGATGCCATTTGATATTCACGGAAAGATTGTCGAGTCGCTTAATAAGACGAACCGCATTTTGTTCGTGGATGAGGATGTCCCAGGCGGCACATCAGCGTTCATGATGCAGGAAGTCATCGAGAAGCAGGGCGGGTATTTCCATTTGGATTCGCCTGCCCGTACTTTATCTGCTAAAGCCCATCGCCCTGCGTATGGGAGTGATGGCGATTATTGGTCAAAGCCGAATGCGGAGACGGTGTTCGATGCTGTTTATGAAATGATGCATGAGGTTGATCCAGAGAAGTATCCTTCGTTTCAGTGA
- a CDS encoding PLP-dependent aminotransferase family protein, translated as MSSTLQTAQINLPKDFIDLGRGDPGLNLLPLDLLRDAAAHRLNQSDNEFLQYGAEQGDGYFREALAKFLSIRYGFSVSRDDLFVTSGISAGLDLLCTLFTKPGDTILVEEPSYFLALKIFADHGLRVASIRTDESGLVMDDLIRALNESHPKFLYIIPTFQNPSGHTLSQERREELVELSKKYDFIILADEVYQFLSYTQIPPTSFGTYIGSGNVVSLGSFSKILAPGLRLGWLQTHPSIISRLASCGLLDSGGGMNPFTSAVVRSLIEKGDLDKNIAHLVDTYSKRMQSAERSLRTHLRAAEFSTPNGGYFFWVRLPGVNAGELREKAREYRIGLRQGLLFSSQNGLSDFFRLSISFYDVNEIEQGIIRLKKCIDEK; from the coding sequence ATGTCATCCACCCTGCAGACCGCACAAATTAACCTCCCGAAAGATTTCATCGATCTCGGACGGGGCGATCCGGGGTTGAACTTATTGCCGCTCGACCTGTTAAGAGACGCTGCCGCGCATCGGCTGAATCAAAGCGACAACGAGTTCCTGCAATACGGCGCGGAGCAGGGCGATGGGTATTTCCGCGAGGCGCTGGCGAAGTTTTTATCCATCCGTTATGGATTTTCCGTTTCGCGCGATGACCTTTTTGTCACCTCGGGCATTTCAGCGGGGTTGGATCTGCTTTGCACGCTCTTCACCAAACCAGGCGATACGATTCTGGTGGAGGAGCCTTCGTATTTCCTGGCATTGAAGATCTTCGCGGATCACGGCTTGCGCGTCGCTTCGATCCGGACCGATGAGTCCGGTCTCGTTATGGACGATTTGATCCGCGCTTTGAACGAATCACATCCAAAGTTTTTGTACATCATCCCAACCTTCCAAAACCCAAGTGGACATACTCTCTCACAGGAACGGCGCGAGGAACTGGTTGAACTTTCGAAGAAATACGATTTTATTATTCTTGCTGATGAAGTCTATCAATTCTTGAGCTATACCCAAATCCCGCCGACATCCTTCGGCACATACATCGGCTCGGGAAATGTTGTTTCGCTCGGCTCATTCTCTAAGATTCTCGCCCCCGGCTTGCGGCTGGGATGGCTGCAAACCCATCCCTCCATCATCAGTAGACTCGCTTCCTGCGGACTTCTCGACAGCGGAGGAGGGATGAATCCCTTCACATCTGCCGTCGTTCGCAGTCTCATCGAAAAAGGGGATTTGGATAAAAACATCGCGCATCTGGTTGATACGTACAGCAAGCGGATGCAGTCGGCAGAAAGATCATTGAGGACCCATCTCCGCGCAGCTGAATTCTCCACCCCGAATGGCGGATATTTTTTCTGGGTGCGCCTGCCTGGAGTAAATGCCGGTGAATTAAGGGAGAAAGCCCGGGAGTATCGGATCGGCTTGCGGCAGGGGTTGCTTTTCTCCAGCCAGAATGGATTGAGCGATTTTTTCCGCTTGAGCATTTCCTTTTACGATGTGAACGAAATCGAGCAAGGGATAATAAGATTGAAGAAGTGTATTGACGAAAAATAA